A single Algiphilus sp. DNA region contains:
- the purM gene encoding phosphoribosylformylglycinamidine cyclo-ligase — protein MSNSPLTYRDAGVDIDAADALVTDIKRLVAPTRRPETIGGVGGFGALMRIPAGYRDPVLVSGTDGVGTKLRLGIDSGQVRGLGVDLVAMCVNDILCLGAEPLFFLDYYATGKLDRATAAEVVAGIADGCVQAGCALIGGETAEMPGMYGSGDFDLAGFAVGVVEGDAIIDGSRLVQPGHVLIGLPSSGLHSNGYSLVRAIVARQGAGLDAPLGESTLGAALLAPTRIYVPAVRALMASVAVHGMAHITGGGITDNVPRFLPDDCEAVIDAASWERPAIFDWLAEHGGVSDSEMLRTFNCGIGFVLAVAADDVDTALRVLRDAGEAPTVIGSVQAADGKRVRYTG, from the coding sequence ATGAGCAATAGCCCGCTGACTTACCGTGATGCCGGTGTCGATATCGATGCCGCCGACGCGCTGGTGACCGACATCAAGCGCCTGGTCGCGCCCACCCGGCGCCCGGAGACCATCGGCGGCGTCGGCGGTTTCGGCGCGCTGATGCGGATTCCGGCCGGCTACCGCGATCCGGTGCTGGTATCCGGCACCGACGGTGTGGGTACCAAGCTCCGCCTCGGCATCGACTCGGGCCAGGTGCGCGGACTCGGCGTCGACCTGGTCGCGATGTGCGTCAACGACATCCTCTGCCTGGGTGCCGAGCCGCTCTTCTTCCTCGACTACTACGCCACCGGCAAGCTCGACCGTGCCACTGCCGCTGAGGTGGTCGCCGGCATCGCCGACGGCTGTGTGCAGGCAGGTTGCGCGCTGATCGGCGGCGAGACTGCGGAGATGCCGGGCATGTACGGCAGCGGCGACTTCGATCTTGCCGGTTTCGCGGTCGGGGTCGTCGAGGGCGACGCGATCATCGACGGCAGTCGGCTCGTGCAGCCCGGGCACGTGCTCATCGGCCTGCCGTCGTCGGGCCTGCATTCCAACGGCTACTCGCTGGTGCGCGCCATCGTCGCGCGTCAGGGAGCGGGCCTCGATGCGCCGCTCGGCGAGAGCACGCTGGGCGCGGCGCTGCTCGCGCCCACGCGGATCTACGTGCCGGCGGTGCGCGCCCTGATGGCATCGGTGGCGGTGCACGGCATGGCCCACATCACCGGTGGCGGCATCACCGACAACGTCCCGCGCTTCCTGCCCGACGACTGCGAGGCGGTGATCGATGCCGCGAGCTGGGAGCGCCCGGCCATATTCGACTGGCTTGCCGAGCACGGCGGCGTCAGCGACAGCGAGATGCTGCGCACCTTCAACTGCGGCATCGGCTTCGTGCTGGCGGTGGCGGCCGACGATGTCGACACGGCGCTGCGCGTGCTGCGCGATGCCGGCGAAGCGCCGACCGTCATCGGCTCGGTGCAGGCAGCCGACGGGAAGCGGGTGCGCTACACCGGATGA
- the purN gene encoding phosphoribosylglycinamide formyltransferase, translated as MTARLCVVVSGRGRNLRALQAACDAGAIDGRITRVIGNRPDAPALAFAREAGLPVQVVDDRAHADRGAFDRALRAAIADAAPDWVPLAGFMRILGDELVEAFAGRMLNIHPSLLPRHRGLHTHRAAIAAGDAEHGASVHFVTGELDGGPLIIQGRCSVEAEDDEQSLARRVLETVELRIYPQAVAWACAGRLQCRDGHAWLDGSAEGMPKTMDDLEQDF; from the coding sequence ATGACGGCACGGCTGTGCGTGGTGGTTTCCGGCCGCGGGCGCAATCTGCGCGCACTGCAGGCCGCATGCGATGCCGGCGCCATCGACGGCCGCATCACGCGCGTCATCGGCAATCGGCCGGACGCGCCGGCACTGGCCTTCGCGCGCGAGGCGGGCCTGCCGGTGCAGGTGGTGGACGACCGCGCCCATGCCGATCGCGGCGCCTTCGACCGCGCGCTCCGGGCGGCGATCGCCGACGCGGCGCCCGACTGGGTGCCGCTGGCCGGCTTCATGCGCATCCTGGGTGACGAGCTGGTCGAGGCCTTCGCCGGGCGCATGCTCAACATCCATCCATCCCTGCTGCCGCGTCATCGCGGTCTGCACACCCATCGCGCCGCGATCGCGGCGGGCGATGCCGAGCACGGCGCCAGCGTGCACTTCGTCACCGGCGAGCTCGACGGTGGCCCGCTCATCATTCAGGGGCGATGCAGCGTCGAGGCGGAAGATGACGAGCAGAGTCTTGCGCGGCGTGTGCTCGAGACCGTGGAGTTGCGCATCTATCCGCAGGCCGTGGCGTGGGCCTGCGCCGGGCGCCTCCAGTGCCGCGACGGTCACGCATGGCTCGACGGTTCGGCGGAAGGCATGCCGAAGACCATGGACGATCTGGAACAGGATTTCTGA
- a CDS encoding AI-2E family transporter has translation MGIGLLVLLWLLAPILLPFVLGGALAYLGDPLVDRLEAMRFSRTGGVVVVFTAITLGSLLVLALLVPMLQQQVQVFLQRLPEYLQWFQDTALPAIGVVLPEGGRIDSESLRGLVRDNWQQAGSIARDVLLKATQSGGALLTLFVNVLMVPVVTFYLLRDWDRLVAWIDGMIPRSVVGKVREIATETDDVLAGFLRGQLLVMAALALIYTTGLWLVGLDLALLIGISAGVVSFVPYLGLFVGLISAVIAMLFQEQALLPILWVLLVFGVGQVLETALLTPTLVGDRIGLHPVAVIFAVLAGGQLFGFVGVLLGLPASAAIAVMMRHAKARWLQSPIYAGASADPPAADD, from the coding sequence GTGGGCATCGGCCTACTGGTCCTGCTGTGGCTGCTCGCCCCGATCCTGCTGCCGTTCGTGCTGGGCGGGGCCCTGGCCTATCTCGGCGATCCGCTGGTCGACCGGTTGGAGGCCATGCGGTTCTCGCGCACCGGCGGCGTGGTGGTCGTGTTCACGGCGATCACGCTGGGGTCGCTGCTGGTGCTCGCGCTGCTGGTGCCGATGCTCCAGCAGCAGGTGCAGGTATTCCTGCAGCGCCTGCCGGAATACCTGCAATGGTTCCAGGACACCGCGCTGCCCGCGATCGGCGTGGTCCTGCCCGAGGGCGGCCGCATCGACAGCGAGAGCCTGCGCGGCCTGGTGCGCGACAACTGGCAGCAGGCCGGCAGCATCGCCCGCGATGTCCTGCTCAAGGCGACGCAGTCGGGCGGCGCGCTCCTGACCCTGTTCGTCAACGTCCTGATGGTGCCGGTGGTGACCTTCTACCTGCTGCGCGACTGGGACCGCCTGGTGGCATGGATCGACGGCATGATCCCGCGCTCGGTGGTGGGCAAGGTGCGCGAGATCGCCACCGAGACCGATGATGTGCTGGCCGGCTTCCTGCGCGGCCAGCTGCTGGTGATGGCGGCACTGGCGCTGATCTACACCACCGGACTGTGGCTGGTGGGCCTCGATCTGGCGCTGCTCATCGGCATCAGCGCCGGCGTGGTCAGCTTCGTGCCCTATCTCGGCCTCTTCGTGGGGCTCATCTCGGCCGTGATCGCGATGCTTTTCCAGGAACAGGCCCTGCTGCCCATCCTGTGGGTGCTGCTGGTGTTCGGCGTCGGCCAGGTCCTCGAAACGGCCCTGCTGACGCCCACGCTGGTCGGGGACCGCATCGGGCTCCACCCGGTGGCCGTGATCTTCGCGGTGCTCGCCGGCGGGCAGCTCTTCGGCTTCGTCGGCGTCCTGCTCGGTCTGCCCGCTTCCGCCGCGATCGCGGTCATGATGCGTCACGCCAAGGCCCGCTGGCTGCAGAGCCCGATCTACGCCGGCGCCAGCGCCGACCCGCCCGCCGCAGACGACTGA
- a CDS encoding DUF2069 domain-containing protein, with protein MTPSRIPWLLNLLLVAGTLASLAAAGPVGWFGMIPLVAMLPWLLRARRYVHALLSMVIVLYIGVGLAFRDTPAGMALAWCGAGVFLAAIAFVRMSATEARRAQAREGSAL; from the coding sequence ATGACCCCCTCCCGGATACCGTGGCTGCTGAACCTGCTGCTGGTTGCCGGTACGCTGGCGTCGCTGGCGGCAGCCGGCCCGGTGGGCTGGTTCGGCATGATCCCGCTGGTGGCGATGCTGCCGTGGCTGCTGCGGGCGCGGCGCTACGTGCACGCGCTGCTGAGCATGGTGATCGTGCTCTACATCGGCGTGGGCCTCGCATTCCGCGATACGCCGGCGGGCATGGCGCTGGCCTGGTGCGGTGCGGGGGTGTTCCTCGCCGCCATCGCCTTCGTGCGCATGTCGGCGACCGAGGCGCGCCGGGCGCAGGCGCGGGAAGGCTCGGCGCTATAG
- a CDS encoding DnaA/Hda family protein, translating into MTEQLPLVVARRSPPSLQDFVVGSNAAALDALRSERGALFLTGPAGVGKSHLLRARARARPGALCLSGLSLAETPHILDGAEAASWLGIDDVDCLGGRDEAATALLRVIDARAAAGLPIVLSARHEPGALADLLRDLRTRLTQCALYRLRPLDEQALRDWLRLRAEQRGLALADAAVDWMLRHLRRDPGALEVALERLDIAALAAKRGRVSAPFARSVLGGAL; encoded by the coding sequence GTGACCGAGCAGCTGCCCCTGGTGGTGGCGCGGCGCAGTCCGCCGAGCCTGCAGGACTTCGTCGTGGGATCGAATGCGGCCGCGCTGGACGCCTTGCGCAGCGAACGCGGCGCGCTCTTCCTCACCGGCCCCGCCGGTGTCGGAAAGAGCCACCTCCTGCGCGCACGGGCGCGCGCCCGGCCCGGGGCCCTGTGCCTGTCGGGCCTGTCCCTCGCCGAGACACCCCACATCCTCGATGGCGCGGAAGCCGCCAGCTGGCTCGGCATCGATGATGTCGACTGCCTGGGCGGACGGGACGAGGCCGCGACTGCGCTCCTGCGCGTGATCGACGCGCGCGCCGCCGCCGGGTTGCCGATAGTGCTGAGCGCACGTCACGAGCCCGGAGCGCTCGCCGATCTGCTGCGCGATCTGCGCACCCGACTCACGCAGTGCGCCCTCTACCGGCTGCGGCCGCTCGACGAACAGGCGCTGCGCGACTGGCTCCGACTGCGCGCCGAGCAGCGCGGTCTGGCGCTGGCCGATGCCGCGGTGGACTGGATGCTGCGTCATCTCCGACGCGACCCGGGCGCCCTGGAAGTTGCACTGGAGCGGCTCGACATCGCCGCGCTGGCCGCCAAGCGCGGACGCGTCAGCGCGCCCTTCGCGCGCAGTGTCCTCGGCGGCGCGCTATAG
- a CDS encoding DUF3108 domain-containing protein — MRMQRWVQAATLAAAAVGPAGAAGGGGVSVGAAGDAVDMLPTFKAVYAATWNGIKLGEITLELEREGTYCYRYQSHARPRAMVRMFYGEPAETSHFCLVDGAVKPVRFRFDHGDDSYELDFDTVDSVVRGAGETRELPDNAQDRFGMHQAVRAWIMRQAPEPPAGDFTFSMVEDDRIAEYTLRVTGEESVKVPAGSYDAFLLERIDPRRIGRFWVAPGADYMPVKVENGKDGDVQLTMELLRYTPKDDAPEASAGES, encoded by the coding sequence ATGCGCATGCAACGATGGGTTCAGGCGGCGACGCTGGCCGCGGCAGCGGTGGGGCCCGCCGGTGCCGCCGGCGGCGGTGGCGTCTCGGTCGGTGCGGCCGGCGATGCGGTCGACATGCTGCCCACCTTCAAGGCGGTGTACGCGGCCACCTGGAACGGCATCAAGCTGGGCGAGATCACGCTCGAGCTGGAGCGCGAGGGGACCTACTGCTACCGCTACCAGTCGCACGCCCGGCCGCGCGCCATGGTGCGCATGTTCTACGGCGAGCCCGCCGAAACCAGCCATTTCTGCCTCGTCGACGGCGCGGTCAAGCCGGTGCGCTTCCGCTTCGATCACGGCGACGACAGCTACGAGCTCGATTTCGACACCGTCGACAGCGTCGTGCGCGGCGCGGGCGAGACGCGCGAGCTGCCCGACAATGCCCAGGACCGCTTCGGCATGCATCAGGCCGTTCGCGCCTGGATCATGCGGCAGGCGCCGGAACCGCCCGCGGGCGACTTCACCTTCTCGATGGTGGAGGACGACCGCATCGCCGAGTACACGCTGCGCGTGACGGGCGAAGAGTCGGTGAAGGTGCCCGCCGGCAGCTACGACGCATTCCTGCTGGAGCGCATCGATCCGCGCCGCATCGGACGATTCTGGGTGGCGCCGGGTGCCGACTACATGCCGGTGAAGGTCGAGAACGGCAAGGACGGTGATGTCCAGCTCACCATGGAGCTGCTGCGCTACACCCCGAAGGACGATGCGCCCGAGGCGTCGGCCGGCGAGAGCTGA
- a CDS encoding MBL fold metallo-hydrolase, translating to MIHDAAAGVILHEGRVLLARRHEQLKAFPGYWAFPGGKVDPEDRRDDEDVALALQRALVREVHEEIGVDIAGMLADHQVADIAELGCATTPRFAPHRFATRFYCITLRVEPALALQADEITETDWRTPEEWLNQWRRGRLLCAPPTLAVLEALASDAEQPAAPDFRERFGSDGATAWYEPVAGLRILAVHSKTIPPAQHTNCFYIVDGDSGGILVDPSPADEDAFERLHATVAPWPLDAVMLTHHHPDHNERANRLARERGVPLLCSADTRTRIAAREGTDWFDGITVRELAEGDTIGRWMTEPVRVIAVPGHDAGQLAPLPDSRAWCVVSDLIQGIGTVVVGGDEGDMAAYFRSLERVIDLDPAVIVPSHGMAMGGTWKLAQTLAHRRQRESQVLALHAGGADVDAMLETIYGADTPAFLMPLARLNINAHLEKLRDEGRLEATADGT from the coding sequence GTGATCCACGACGCCGCCGCAGGCGTCATCCTCCACGAGGGCCGCGTCCTGCTGGCGCGGCGCCACGAGCAGCTGAAGGCCTTCCCCGGATACTGGGCGTTCCCGGGCGGAAAGGTCGACCCCGAGGACCGACGCGACGACGAGGACGTCGCGCTCGCGCTCCAGCGCGCGCTGGTGCGCGAAGTCCACGAAGAGATCGGCGTCGATATCGCCGGCATGCTGGCCGACCATCAGGTGGCGGACATCGCGGAACTCGGCTGTGCGACCACGCCGCGCTTCGCGCCGCACCGCTTCGCGACCCGCTTCTACTGCATCACGCTGCGCGTCGAGCCGGCGCTCGCCCTGCAGGCGGACGAGATCACCGAGACCGACTGGCGCACGCCCGAGGAATGGCTGAACCAGTGGCGGCGCGGCCGGCTGCTGTGCGCGCCCCCGACCCTGGCGGTGCTGGAGGCGCTGGCCAGCGACGCCGAGCAGCCCGCGGCGCCCGACTTCCGCGAACGCTTCGGAAGCGACGGCGCCACCGCCTGGTACGAGCCGGTGGCGGGCCTGCGCATCCTGGCCGTGCACTCGAAGACCATCCCGCCGGCGCAGCACACCAACTGCTTCTACATCGTCGATGGCGACAGCGGCGGCATCCTGGTCGATCCCTCACCGGCCGATGAGGATGCCTTCGAACGCCTGCACGCCACGGTGGCGCCCTGGCCGCTCGATGCAGTGATGCTGACCCATCATCATCCCGACCACAACGAGCGCGCCAACCGTCTGGCCCGCGAGCGCGGCGTCCCGCTGCTCTGCTCGGCGGATACGCGCACGCGCATCGCGGCGCGCGAGGGTACCGACTGGTTCGACGGCATCACCGTCCGGGAGCTCGCCGAAGGCGACACCATCGGCCGCTGGATGACGGAACCGGTGCGCGTCATCGCGGTGCCCGGCCACGACGCCGGACAGCTGGCGCCGCTGCCCGATTCGCGCGCCTGGTGCGTGGTCTCCGACCTCATCCAGGGCATCGGCACGGTGGTGGTCGGTGGCGACGAGGGCGACATGGCCGCCTACTTCCGCTCGCTGGAGCGCGTGATCGACCTCGACCCGGCGGTCATCGTGCCGTCCCACGGGATGGCCATGGGCGGCACCTGGAAGCTGGCCCAGACGCTCGCCCATCGCCGTCAGCGCGAATCGCAGGTGCTCGCGCTGCACGCCGGGGGGGCCGACGTCGACGCCATGCTGGAGACCATCTACGGCGCCGACACGCCGGCGTTCCTCATGCCGCTCGCCCGGCTCAACATCAACGCGCACCTCGAGAAGCTGCGCGACGAGGGCCGCCTGGAGGCGACCGCCGACGGGACCTGA